One Tamlana carrageenivorans genomic region harbors:
- a CDS encoding nucleoside hydrolase-like domain-containing protein yields the protein MFNRSLINLCLCLVLVFTTCTSCSNKKKVLKHKEKPRIIISSDIGGTDPDDNQSMTHLLMYNDLFTIEGLVSSPSYGKGSTSEILRMIDLYEKDLPRLQKHSQDFAEPDYLRSITKQGRQGNAPYSGYTTATKGSNWIIKCAKDDKPEPLWVLVWGGLEDVAQALHDAPEIQNKIKVYWIGGPNKKWSANSYAYIAAHFPDLWFIEVNASYYGFFSDNVMIDSINSTNYFEKYIHEAGHLGKDFKNYYNGEVKMGDTPSLLYVMNGNPENPAGESWGGSFETFNHSPRIVHHGVTTLKDTVAFCSINEFHLKGPVTNIPKDSICFWMEVPFGKSTQKWPGYYLGEGDYAIKYIPKKAEILNYTFTSEIPEINGLKGALVVDNFWPGKKHKTDYQLGNNWYTDKADKNLYDGKIQGGKTISKWREESLLDWAKRWAWLKDE from the coding sequence ATGTTCAATAGAAGCCTAATAAATCTTTGTTTATGCCTTGTATTGGTGTTTACTACCTGCACATCCTGTTCTAATAAAAAAAAGGTTTTAAAGCATAAAGAGAAACCACGAATTATAATAAGCAGCGATATTGGTGGTACCGATCCTGACGACAACCAATCGATGACGCACCTTTTGATGTATAATGATTTGTTTACCATTGAAGGACTTGTTTCGTCACCTTCTTATGGCAAAGGGAGTACTTCTGAAATTTTACGCATGATAGATTTATATGAAAAAGATCTACCAAGACTTCAAAAACACAGTCAAGACTTCGCTGAACCCGATTACTTACGTTCGATTACAAAACAGGGACGTCAAGGCAATGCGCCTTATTCAGGTTATACAACAGCCACCAAGGGCTCCAATTGGATTATAAAATGTGCTAAGGATGATAAACCTGAACCCTTGTGGGTTTTAGTATGGGGTGGTCTAGAAGATGTCGCTCAAGCACTTCATGATGCTCCCGAAATTCAAAATAAAATTAAAGTGTATTGGATTGGTGGCCCTAATAAAAAATGGAGCGCCAACAGCTACGCCTACATTGCAGCGCATTTTCCAGACCTTTGGTTTATTGAAGTTAATGCGTCCTATTATGGTTTCTTCTCAGATAATGTCATGATAGATAGTATTAATAGCACCAATTATTTTGAGAAATATATACATGAAGCCGGACATCTAGGAAAAGATTTTAAGAACTATTATAATGGCGAAGTTAAAATGGGCGACACCCCATCGCTTCTTTATGTAATGAACGGCAACCCTGAAAACCCTGCAGGTGAAAGCTGGGGAGGCAGTTTCGAGACTTTTAACCACAGTCCAAGAATTGTACACCACGGCGTAACAACTTTAAAAGATACGGTTGCCTTTTGTTCAATCAATGAATTTCACTTAAAAGGACCTGTAACTAATATTCCCAAAGACTCCATTTGCTTTTGGATGGAGGTTCCTTTTGGAAAATCTACTCAAAAATGGCCTGGATACTACTTAGGCGAAGGTGATTATGCCATAAAATACATTCCCAAAAAAGCAGAAATTTTAAACTATACATTCACGTCTGAGATTCCAGAAATTAATGGATTAAAAGGCGCTCTTGTAGTCGATAATTTTTGGCCAGGAAAAAAACATAAAACCGATTATCAATTAGGTAATAATTGGTACACCGATAAAGCAGATAAAAACCTTTACGACGGTAAAATTCAAGGTGGTAAAACCATCTCGAAATGGCGAGAAGAAAGTTTATTAGACTGGGCAAAACGCTGGGCATGGCTGAAAGATGAATAA
- a CDS encoding DUF1593 domain-containing protein: MIHKQFLIALFLLITSIKAFTQNEIIKPRIIVTSDGEIDDECSMVRFLLYANEWDIEGIITSSSQYHWQGHKWAGDDWIDPYLEAYEKVYPNLIKHKKDYPTPDYLKSITFLGNVKAEGEMDLITPGSQQIVKVLLDESDNNPIWVQAWGGTNTLARALKTIEENHPDKMESVAKKLRFFFIWEQDNTYQSYIKPHWGKYNIQTIICDQFWAIAYQWDKIMPQDKIDYFRNHWMKSNILENHGPLYSLYEAYKGGGDKEGFIAGPIKMKGDFRSEGDSPAFIYTINTGLRSLESPDYGGWGGRYVNIRENTWLDPVPETNYNYPEGRWYTKTAWGRNYMRNVYPENQDLMNSYFKPITRWADALQNDFAARADWCIKPYEEANHPPVVKLKNKLNITAKLGDKISLNAKGTFDPDGDKLKYRWWQYEEADTYNGVVSINNASSKKASLVIPSDVKNGKTIHIICEVSDNGSPQLTRYQRIIITISN; this comes from the coding sequence ATGATTCATAAACAATTTTTAATCGCCCTTTTCCTGCTCATAACTTCAATAAAAGCATTTACTCAAAATGAGATCATAAAACCACGAATTATTGTGACTTCCGATGGTGAAATTGATGACGAATGTTCTATGGTACGTTTTTTATTATATGCTAACGAATGGGATATTGAAGGCATTATCACTTCCAGTTCGCAATACCATTGGCAAGGACATAAATGGGCTGGCGATGATTGGATAGATCCTTACTTGGAAGCTTATGAAAAAGTGTATCCTAATTTAATAAAACACAAAAAAGATTACCCTACACCCGACTATCTAAAATCAATAACCTTTCTTGGAAATGTAAAAGCAGAAGGCGAAATGGATTTAATAACTCCTGGCTCGCAGCAGATTGTTAAAGTACTTTTAGATGAATCGGATAACAATCCTATTTGGGTACAAGCCTGGGGTGGCACCAATACCCTTGCACGTGCCTTAAAAACCATTGAAGAAAATCATCCAGACAAAATGGAATCGGTTGCTAAAAAACTGCGCTTTTTCTTTATTTGGGAACAAGACAATACCTATCAAAGCTACATTAAACCCCATTGGGGAAAATACAACATACAAACCATTATTTGCGACCAGTTTTGGGCTATAGCTTACCAATGGGATAAAATAATGCCTCAAGATAAAATAGACTATTTCAGAAACCATTGGATGAAATCTAACATCCTAGAAAATCATGGGCCACTATATTCGTTATATGAAGCTTATAAAGGTGGTGGTGATAAAGAAGGTTTTATAGCAGGCCCCATAAAAATGAAAGGTGATTTCCGATCGGAAGGTGATTCGCCAGCATTCATTTACACCATTAACACAGGATTGCGCTCTTTAGAGTCTCCAGATTACGGAGGTTGGGGAGGTCGTTATGTAAATATTCGAGAGAACACTTGGTTAGACCCTGTTCCTGAAACCAACTATAACTATCCAGAAGGAAGATGGTATACAAAAACCGCTTGGGGAAGAAATTATATGCGCAATGTGTATCCAGAAAACCAAGACTTAATGAACAGCTATTTTAAACCTATTACACGTTGGGCTGATGCTTTGCAAAATGATTTTGCAGCTCGCGCCGATTGGTGTATCAAACCTTATGAAGAGGCCAATCATCCACCCGTTGTGAAATTGAAAAACAAATTAAACATCACTGCTAAACTAGGTGATAAAATTAGCTTAAACGCTAAAGGAACTTTTGATCCCGATGGCGACAAACTAAAATATAGGTGGTGGCAATATGAAGAAGCTGACACTTATAATGGGGTAGTTTCAATTAATAATGCTTCTTCAAAAAAGGCATCATTAGTCATTCCTAGCGATGTTAAAAACGGTAAAACCATTCATATTATTTGTGAAGTATCAGATAATGGGTCGCCTCAATTAACCAGGTATCAACGTATTATCATAACTATATCTAATTAA
- a CDS encoding pectate lyase family protein yields the protein MKILFFSISFLLIGLHFQAQQLAFPTAEGYGKYTKGGRGGTVYEVTNLNDSGVGSLRAAVEASEPRTVIFKVSGTISLESALRIKHPYITIAGQTAPGDGICVKKNPIVIDADHVIIRYIRVRLGNETKNDTDAVSSRYTKNIILDHISASWSIDETMSVYHCENITVQWCIISESMFDSNHVKGTHGFGGIWGSNYSSYHHNLIAHHSSRNMRMASGSGYTDYRNNVIYNWGYNSCYGGENQQVGNPKFAFSKFNMVANYYKPGPATQPGEVSYRIANPSKRKTNSDFGSWYIANNVVEGYNEISNNNWNGGVQPQGGEENLQFVKSEKPWEAMPINQQSAEEAFNLVLENAGAILPKRDIIDTRIVKETKGGFATFEGGSYKLKHKVADTSKKTGIINTQNDVGGWPELKSLPAPTDTDHDGMPDAWEDDHQLDKTNPEDRNKLAPDGYTMLEKYLNGIK from the coding sequence ATGAAAATCCTATTTTTCAGTATTTCATTTCTTTTAATCGGACTTCATTTTCAAGCACAGCAACTTGCTTTTCCAACCGCCGAGGGCTACGGAAAATACACTAAAGGCGGTCGCGGAGGTACAGTTTACGAAGTGACTAATTTAAATGATTCTGGAGTTGGAAGTTTACGAGCAGCCGTTGAAGCATCAGAACCACGCACTGTAATTTTTAAAGTATCTGGAACCATTTCACTGGAAAGTGCTTTACGGATTAAACATCCGTACATTACCATTGCAGGACAAACAGCTCCTGGCGATGGTATTTGCGTTAAAAAGAATCCCATTGTCATTGACGCCGATCATGTTATAATAAGATACATAAGAGTGCGACTAGGAAACGAAACGAAGAACGATACAGATGCCGTTTCCAGCAGATACACCAAAAACATTATTTTGGATCATATTTCGGCCAGTTGGAGTATTGATGAAACCATGTCGGTTTACCATTGCGAAAATATAACCGTACAGTGGTGTATTATTTCCGAAAGTATGTTCGATTCAAACCATGTAAAAGGCACACATGGATTTGGCGGCATTTGGGGATCAAATTATAGCTCCTACCACCATAACCTTATCGCGCATCATAGCAGTCGAAATATGAGAATGGCTTCAGGTTCTGGCTACACCGATTACAGAAACAATGTCATTTATAATTGGGGCTATAATAGTTGTTATGGTGGCGAAAACCAACAAGTGGGTAATCCAAAGTTTGCTTTTTCAAAATTCAATATGGTTGCCAATTATTATAAACCAGGGCCAGCAACACAACCTGGCGAGGTTTCTTATCGCATAGCAAATCCTTCTAAAAGAAAAACCAATTCCGATTTCGGGAGTTGGTATATTGCTAATAATGTTGTTGAAGGCTATAATGAAATCTCTAATAACAACTGGAACGGCGGGGTACAACCACAAGGAGGTGAGGAAAATTTACAGTTTGTAAAATCTGAAAAACCTTGGGAAGCCATGCCCATCAATCAGCAATCGGCTGAAGAAGCTTTTAATTTAGTGCTTGAAAATGCTGGTGCTATTTTGCCCAAACGTGATATTATAGACACGAGAATAGTTAAAGAAACTAAAGGTGGTTTTGCTACTTTTGAAGGTGGCTCTTACAAATTAAAACATAAGGTTGCCGATACATCGAAAAAAACCGGAATTATAAATACCCAAAATGATGTTGGTGGCTGGCCAGAACTTAAAAGTCTGCCTGCTCCAACAGACACCGATCACGATGGCATGCCAGATGCTTGGGAAGATGACCATCAATTAGATAAAACCAATCCTGAAGACAGAAATAAATTAGCGCCCGATGGATATACCATGCTAGAAAAATATTTAAACGGTATAAAATAG
- a CDS encoding 30S ribosomal protein THX — protein MNRGTFGARRPKIKKKPSVESKINIGNKAQPK, from the coding sequence ATAAACAGAGGAACTTTTGGAGCAAGACGCCCAAAAATAAAAAAGAAACCTTCTGTTGAGAGTAAAATTAATATTGGAAACAAAGCACAACCCAAATAG
- the yaaA gene encoding peroxide stress protein YaaA, with translation MKLVISPAKSLDFESELPTSQHTEAQFLKQSERLNKLLKKKSAKSLSKLMSISDALGQLNYERNQAWELPFTTDNARPAVYTFNGDVYRGLDAYTIPEDKIETLNNTVRILSGLYGILKPTDLIQPYRLEMGTKFPVGTKKNLYEFWKKDITKALNEELEDDELFLNLASNEYFKAVDTKALKVPVVTANFKEFKNGEYKMISFYAKAARGLMARYVVDTNAKTIDDLKGFNYEGYSYSEPMSKENDLVFIR, from the coding sequence ATGAAATTAGTTATATCTCCAGCAAAGTCCTTAGATTTTGAAAGTGAATTACCAACATCGCAACATACAGAAGCGCAGTTTTTAAAGCAATCGGAGCGTTTAAATAAATTACTTAAAAAGAAATCGGCCAAAAGTTTATCGAAACTCATGAGTATTTCTGATGCTTTGGGGCAACTCAATTACGAGCGTAATCAAGCTTGGGAATTGCCTTTCACCACCGATAATGCCCGACCGGCAGTATATACTTTTAATGGCGATGTGTATCGTGGTTTGGATGCGTACACCATTCCAGAGGATAAAATAGAAACGCTTAACAACACAGTTCGTATTCTTTCTGGTTTGTATGGTATTTTAAAACCTACCGATTTAATACAGCCATACCGTTTGGAAATGGGAACTAAATTTCCTGTAGGCACCAAGAAAAATCTATACGAATTTTGGAAAAAAGACATCACCAAAGCCCTTAATGAAGAGTTGGAAGATGATGAGCTGTTTTTAAATTTAGCCAGTAACGAATATTTTAAAGCGGTTGATACTAAAGCGCTTAAAGTACCTGTGGTAACGGCTAATTTTAAAGAATTTAAAAATGGCGAATATAAAATGATTTCTTTTTATGCTAAAGCGGCCCGCGGCTTAATGGCACGTTACGTAGTGGATACCAATGCGAAAACCATAGACGATTTAAAAGGCTTTAACTACGAAGGCTATAGTTATAGCGAGCCTATGTCTAAAGAGAATGATTTGGTTTTTATAAGATAG
- a CDS encoding TIGR01212 family radical SAM protein (This family includes YhcC from E. coli K-12, an uncharacterized radical SAM protein.) yields MKITGKRYLDYSSYIKSTFGERVQKISLNIGFSCPNRDGSKGYGGCTYCNNETFNPDYCEPSKSISLQLTEGISRFSKKYKAQKYLAYFQAYTNTYSDFESLKAMYDEALNVPGVVGLVIGTRPDCISDEVIDYLALLSKTAHISLEFGVESTLNKTLKRVNRCHTFEDTIAAYEKCKNKGFHLGAHVIMGLPGESKAELLNHAATLSKLPINSLKMHHLQIVKQSIMAYQYKQNPEDFNLFSSENYIEFIAEFIGLLRPDIIIERFVSEAPKDLLIAPNWHGLKNFEVVDKIDKKLTALNTWQGKYYNAINTKTKA; encoded by the coding sequence ATGAAAATTACAGGAAAACGCTATTTAGATTATTCATCATATATAAAATCTACCTTTGGTGAGCGAGTTCAGAAAATATCACTAAACATTGGTTTTTCATGTCCTAATAGAGATGGCTCAAAAGGTTATGGTGGTTGCACCTATTGCAATAACGAAACCTTTAATCCAGACTATTGTGAACCTTCAAAAAGCATTAGCTTACAGTTAACCGAAGGAATTTCGCGTTTTTCAAAAAAATATAAAGCTCAAAAATACCTCGCCTATTTTCAGGCCTATACCAATACTTATTCCGATTTTGAATCTTTAAAAGCCATGTACGACGAGGCCTTAAATGTTCCTGGCGTTGTAGGCTTAGTTATTGGCACTAGGCCAGACTGCATTTCAGATGAAGTGATCGATTATTTAGCGCTTCTTTCAAAAACAGCACACATCTCTTTAGAATTTGGTGTAGAAAGCACCTTAAATAAAACATTAAAAAGAGTAAACCGTTGCCATACTTTTGAAGACACCATAGCGGCTTATGAAAAATGTAAAAATAAAGGTTTTCACCTTGGTGCTCATGTCATCATGGGTTTACCGGGCGAATCGAAAGCCGAACTATTAAATCATGCAGCAACACTTTCTAAGCTTCCCATAAACAGTTTAAAAATGCATCATTTACAAATTGTTAAGCAATCGATAATGGCCTACCAGTACAAACAAAACCCTGAAGATTTCAACTTATTTTCTTCCGAAAATTATATTGAATTTATAGCGGAATTTATTGGTTTACTTCGACCAGACATTATTATAGAACGCTTTGTGAGCGAAGCACCAAAAGACTTACTGATTGCACCAAATTGGCATGGGCTTAAAAATTTTGAGGTTGTTGATAAAATTGATAAAAAACTTACCGCTTTAAACACCTGGCAAGGTAAGTATTACAACGCTATAAATACCAAAACTAAAGCCTAA
- a CDS encoding pentapeptide repeat-containing protein, translated as MVEDQTFNQQDFTENRLPHGDYEYCTFINCNFSKSFLNGINFLECEFIDCNLSSANITNTAFQDVKFQDCKMLGLHFETCNDFGFSVHFLNGILNHTSFYQVDLKTSKFENSKCHEVEFTEADLRQVSLNNCDLQGSTFNNSNLERTDFRTATNYNIHPEQNKIKGAKFSADGLAGLLKVYKIVVA; from the coding sequence ATGGTAGAAGATCAAACTTTTAATCAACAAGATTTTACCGAAAATCGGCTTCCTCATGGTGATTATGAATATTGCACCTTTATAAATTGTAATTTTTCTAAATCGTTTTTAAATGGCATCAACTTTTTAGAGTGCGAATTTATCGATTGTAATTTAAGTTCGGCAAACATTACTAACACCGCATTTCAGGATGTGAAATTTCAAGATTGTAAAATGTTGGGTTTACATTTTGAAACCTGTAACGATTTTGGGTTTTCCGTTCATTTTTTGAATGGCATACTAAATCACACGTCGTTTTATCAAGTCGATTTAAAGACATCAAAATTTGAAAACTCTAAATGCCATGAAGTCGAGTTTACCGAAGCCGATTTAAGACAAGTTTCGCTTAACAACTGCGATTTACAAGGTTCAACTTTTAATAACAGCAATTTAGAACGCACAGATTTTAGAACTGCAACCAATTATAACATCCACCCCGAACAGAATAAAATAAAAGGCGCCAAGTTTTCTGCAGATGGCCTTGCGGGACTTTTAAAGGTTTATAAGATTGTAGTAGCGTAA
- the recQ gene encoding DNA helicase RecQ produces the protein MHTTETKDKLFSNLKTYFGYDTFRAQQKAIIETVLSKKDCLVIMPTGGGKSMCFQLPALSFEGVTLVISPLIALMKDQVDGLNANGISASYFNSSQSASEQDLIIERVIQADLKLLYVAPESLASLQNIINEKYISCVAIDEAHCISSWGHDFRPSYQQLGFLKGTLPNTPFIALTATADKATRTDIAKQLRIEHAQQFISSFDRENIELEVRPADNRISQIVKFINKTPNQSGIVYCLSRKTTEQLAKKLKTNGISAKAYHAGLNFEERSKVQESFIYDKTQVVCATVAFGMGIDKSNVRWVVHYNMPKNIEGYYQEIGRAGRDGLKSHALLFHSYADVIQLRNFASGASNEAFQIAKLDRMKQFSEATTCRRKILLSYFGELLAENCGNCDVCKNPPQFFDGTIFAQKILSAVYRLKQAEPIGTVIDVLRGSQNATVLDKGYNQLKTFGIGREIAYRDWQHLIIQLINQGFCEIAFHKNNVLRLTEFSNKVLFEGAKVSLTKPVHIPEPKVKERVKRKPKSTSKTRVKTVENSLFERLRQLRYKIALEEDIPAYLVFSDATLKEIERERPLSESDFLSISGVGQRKLEVYGDEFMAEILDFMGSKVNKPKKKATHLVTYELYKSGLSVEEISMERKLSTTTIYSHIAKLHSSGKAVNIHDFVSKTEIEAVRKAKQELDAPSALRPYYDYFNADLDYFKIRLALSVVDKN, from the coding sequence ATGCACACTACAGAAACTAAGGATAAATTGTTTTCTAATTTAAAAACGTACTTCGGATACGATACGTTTCGGGCACAGCAAAAAGCGATTATTGAAACGGTTTTAAGCAAAAAAGATTGCTTGGTTATCATGCCTACTGGTGGCGGAAAATCGATGTGTTTCCAATTACCAGCCCTAAGTTTTGAAGGTGTTACCCTAGTCATTTCGCCATTAATTGCTTTGATGAAAGATCAAGTAGATGGTTTAAATGCCAATGGTATTTCGGCTTCGTATTTTAATAGCAGTCAGAGTGCTTCCGAACAAGATCTTATTATAGAACGTGTTATTCAAGCCGACTTAAAACTACTGTATGTGGCTCCAGAGAGCCTCGCGTCGCTTCAAAATATCATTAATGAAAAATATATCAGTTGTGTCGCTATTGATGAGGCGCACTGTATTTCATCTTGGGGACACGATTTTCGACCATCATATCAGCAACTAGGATTTTTAAAAGGTACCCTGCCTAATACACCATTTATAGCCTTAACGGCCACTGCCGATAAAGCCACACGAACCGACATCGCGAAGCAATTACGTATTGAACATGCGCAACAATTTATTTCGTCTTTCGATCGAGAAAATATTGAACTTGAAGTCCGCCCTGCCGATAATAGAATATCTCAAATCGTAAAGTTTATAAACAAAACGCCTAATCAATCGGGTATTGTTTATTGTTTAAGCCGAAAAACCACCGAGCAATTGGCTAAAAAGCTTAAAACTAATGGGATTTCGGCGAAAGCCTATCATGCGGGTTTGAATTTTGAGGAAAGGTCTAAAGTACAAGAGTCATTTATTTATGATAAAACCCAAGTCGTTTGTGCTACGGTTGCTTTTGGTATGGGTATCGACAAATCTAATGTACGTTGGGTCGTGCATTATAATATGCCTAAAAATATAGAAGGCTATTATCAGGAAATTGGTCGTGCTGGACGGGATGGATTAAAATCACACGCTTTGCTATTTCATAGTTATGCTGATGTAATTCAACTTCGGAATTTTGCCAGTGGTGCATCAAATGAAGCGTTTCAAATTGCGAAGCTCGACCGTATGAAGCAGTTTAGTGAAGCAACCACTTGTCGTAGAAAAATTTTGCTTAGCTACTTTGGAGAATTGCTTGCCGAAAATTGTGGAAACTGCGATGTTTGTAAAAACCCGCCACAGTTTTTTGATGGTACCATATTTGCTCAAAAAATTCTGTCGGCCGTATATCGTTTAAAGCAAGCAGAACCTATAGGAACCGTAATCGATGTACTTCGAGGGTCGCAAAATGCCACGGTTTTGGATAAAGGTTATAACCAATTAAAAACCTTTGGGATTGGTAGAGAAATCGCCTATCGCGATTGGCAGCATTTAATAATTCAATTAATAAATCAAGGGTTTTGTGAAATCGCTTTTCATAAAAATAATGTCCTCCGACTTACCGAGTTTTCTAACAAAGTTTTGTTTGAAGGCGCTAAAGTCTCATTAACAAAACCAGTTCATATTCCGGAACCAAAAGTGAAGGAACGTGTAAAACGCAAGCCGAAATCAACTTCGAAAACTCGTGTTAAAACTGTTGAAAACAGCTTGTTTGAGCGCTTACGCCAGTTGCGTTATAAAATTGCTTTAGAAGAAGATATTCCGGCATATTTAGTTTTTAGTGATGCGACCTTAAAGGAAATTGAACGAGAGCGTCCATTAAGTGAATCGGACTTTTTAAGCATAAGTGGTGTAGGACAGCGTAAGCTTGAAGTTTATGGCGATGAGTTTATGGCCGAGATTTTAGATTTTATGGGTTCTAAAGTGAATAAGCCCAAAAAGAAGGCGACCCATTTAGTCACTTACGAACTTTATAAATCGGGTTTAAGTGTGGAAGAAATTTCAATGGAACGTAAACTTTCCACCACGACCATTTATTCACATATCGCTAAATTGCACAGCTCAGGAAAAGCAGTGAATATTCATGATTTTGTTTCAAAAACAGAAATTGAAGCCGTTCGAAAAGCAAAGCAAGAACTTGATGCCCCAAGTGCTTTACGTCCTTATTACGATTATTTTAATGCCGATCTAGACTATTTTAAAATCCGTTTAGCCCTAAGTGTGGTGGATAAAAATTAG
- a CDS encoding lysophospholipid acyltransferase family protein: MGLFKKNPFGHILILKKWLIRIFGLLTHRRFRGFNELQIEGSEVIKNLPDTNVLFISNHQTYFADVVSMFHVFNASLSGRVDSIKNVGYIWNPKLNIYYVAAKETMKAGLLPKILAYMGSISIERTWRSEGKDVNRQVKMSDISNIGKALDDGWVITFPQGTTTPFKPVRKGTAHIIKRYKPIVVPIVIDGFRRSFDKKGLRIKKKNILQSFEIKEPLEIDYDNDSTDDIITKIEYAIEQHPSFLKVIPQKEIEALEALNKLREW; the protein is encoded by the coding sequence ATGGGATTGTTTAAGAAAAATCCATTCGGACACATATTAATATTAAAAAAGTGGCTAATTCGAATTTTCGGATTGCTTACACATAGACGCTTTAGAGGGTTTAATGAACTTCAAATCGAGGGTTCTGAAGTGATTAAAAATCTACCCGATACCAACGTTTTATTCATATCAAATCATCAAACTTATTTTGCCGATGTGGTGTCGATGTTTCATGTTTTTAACGCGAGTTTAAGCGGTCGTGTAGATTCGATTAAAAACGTAGGTTACATTTGGAATCCGAAATTAAACATCTATTATGTTGCAGCCAAAGAAACCATGAAAGCTGGGTTACTGCCTAAAATATTAGCTTATATGGGTTCGATTAGTATCGAGCGTACTTGGCGATCGGAAGGTAAAGATGTGAACAGACAGGTTAAAATGAGTGATATTTCTAATATTGGAAAAGCGCTAGACGATGGTTGGGTAATTACTTTCCCGCAAGGAACCACGACGCCATTTAAACCGGTTAGAAAAGGTACCGCTCATATTATAAAGCGTTACAAACCTATTGTTGTTCCTATTGTTATTGACGGTTTTCGACGTTCGTTCGATAAGAAAGGCTTAAGAATTAAAAAGAAAAATATCTTACAATCTTTTGAAATAAAAGAACCTTTAGAAATTGATTACGATAATGATTCTACAGACGATATCATTACTAAAATTGAATATGCCATCGAGCAGCATCCATCATTTTTAAAGGTTATTCCGCAGAAGGAAATTGAAGCACTTGAAGCTTTGAATAAATTAAGAGAGTGGTAG
- a CDS encoding NUDIX hydrolase, which produces MNFDTFLQALSKIENIPVLGETSHFKMVPSFRHEFLRNQKSAIKNAKLAGVLVLFYPNKFHKTHFVLILRKTYKGVHSAQVAFPGGRFEPDDASLEFTALRETFEEVGVPMEHVEVVKELTPVYIPPSNFYVQPYLGLSRETPKFIKQDDEVESVIEVSLNDFLDDSFLITKKVKSSYSPEVEVPAFNLNGHVVWGATAMMLSEIKDLLKALI; this is translated from the coding sequence ATGAATTTTGATACATTTTTACAGGCGCTTTCAAAAATAGAAAATATACCCGTATTAGGCGAAACATCGCACTTTAAAATGGTGCCTTCCTTTCGTCATGAGTTTCTTAGAAATCAGAAATCGGCTATCAAAAATGCCAAATTAGCGGGCGTTTTAGTCTTGTTTTATCCCAATAAGTTTCATAAAACACACTTTGTTTTAATATTAAGAAAGACCTATAAAGGGGTGCATTCGGCACAGGTAGCTTTTCCAGGGGGACGGTTCGAACCGGATGATGCGTCTTTAGAGTTTACGGCTTTACGCGAAACTTTCGAAGAAGTTGGGGTGCCTATGGAGCATGTGGAAGTGGTAAAAGAGCTCACACCGGTGTACATACCGCCAAGTAATTTTTACGTGCAGCCGTATCTGGGGCTAAGTCGTGAAACACCAAAATTTATAAAGCAAGATGATGAGGTTGAATCTGTTATAGAAGTTTCTTTAAACGATTTTTTAGACGATAGTTTCCTAATTACTAAAAAAGTAAAAAGCTCTTATAGTCCTGAAGTCGAGGTGCCTGCTTTTAATTTAAATGGTCATGTGGTGTGGGGCGCAACCGCCATGATGCTTAGTGAAATTAAAGACCTGTTAAAAGCACTTATATAA